A genomic window from Lotus japonicus ecotype B-129 chromosome 1, LjGifu_v1.2 includes:
- the LOC130741503 gene encoding ubiquitin-conjugating enzyme E2 10 has translation MASKRILKELKDLQKDPPTSCSAGPVAEDMFHWQATIMGPPDSPYAGGVFLVTIHFPPDYPFKPPKVAFRTKVFHPNINSNGSICLDILKEQWSPALTISKVLLSICSLLTDPNPDDPLVPEIAHMYKTDRNKYESTARSWTQKYAMG, from the exons ATGGCGTCCAAGCGGATCTTGAAGGAACTCAAGGATCTCCAGAAGGATCCTCCTACCTCATGCAGCGCCG GTCCTGTTGCTGAAGACATGTTTCATTGGCAAGCAACAATTATGGGTCCTCCAGACAGTCCTTATGCTGGAGGTGTTTTCCTAGTAACTATCCATTTCCCTCCGGATTACCCCTTCAAGCCACCCAAG GTTGCATTCCGGACCAAGGTATTTCACCCAAATATCAATAGCAACGGAAGCATTTGCCTTGACATATTGAAGGAGCAGTGGAGCCCTGCACTAACCATTTCCAAG GTGTTGCTCTCAATTTGTTCCTTGCTAACGGACCCAAACCCTGATGATCCCTTGGTCCCTGAAATCGCCCACATGTACAAGACAGACAGGAACAAGTATGAGTCAACTGCCAGGAGCTGGACCCAGAAATATGCCATGGGCTAA
- the LOC130741535 gene encoding uncharacterized protein LOC130741535 → MSRRFQIGGDPTPPTTQDDDVHGGDDPSQPDDVQDKLPCKGDHLNVPSHPYLTKILHKQGDQQVLFADKVLKFTGSGKMKTRILLITDFAMYIVDPETDSLKRRIALAAVEKICLSKLSDNFLAVIIPTEYDLLIASARKSEIVAAFVEATRKASDYELEVVCSNRFEYNAASDLVKEIEFEEVEGGVKTRIIRQ, encoded by the exons ATGTCGCGGCGGTTCCAGATCGGCGGCGATCCCACACCTCCGACCACCCAAGACGACGACGTTCACGGCGGCGATGATCCCTCTCAACCCGACGACGTTCAAGACAAGCTTCCCTGTAAAGGCGACCACCTCAACGTCCCTTCTCATCCCTATCTCACCAAGATTTTGCACAAACAAG GGGATCAGCAAGTTCTGTTTGCTGATAAGGTTTTGAAGTTCACTGGTTCAGGGAAGATGAAAACCCGCATTCTGTTGATTACGGATTTCGCAATGTACATTGTTGACCCGGAGACTGATTCGCTTAAACGGAGGATTGCACTTGCTGCTGTTGAGAAGATTTGTCTAAGTAAATTGAGTGATAATTTTTTGGCTGTGATTATTCCGACGGAGTATGATTTGCTCATCGCGAGCGCGCGGAAGAGTGAAATCGTTGCCGCGTTTGTTGAAGCTACTAGGAAAGCTTCTGATTATGAACTCGAGGTGGTTTGTTCTAATAG GTTTGAGTACAATGCAGCGTCTGACTTGGTTAAGGAAATTGAATTTGAGGAAGTTGAAG GAGGTGTCAAAACAAGAATTATTAGGCAATGA